A stretch of Haladaptatus cibarius D43 DNA encodes these proteins:
- a CDS encoding heavy metal translocating P-type ATPase produces MAQKMQLDIQGMSCANCSGTVTETLESLDGVQEANVNFATDEGTVEYDSEAVSLAEIYAAVEDAGYDPVRATTTIGITDMSCANCSESVETALKSVPGVISADANFATDEASVEYNPAEATVSDFYAAIEDAGYAPVQEEGQVRGADGESGSRGESQTGNGNAGDARQAARDAEIRKQFRLTLFGAVLAVPLVAFMFEHLFFPELLGETLFGVDIQVVQFLLATPVQILLGKEFYENSYKALVKNRTANMDVLIALGSTTAYLYSVAVMLALIPGGTYFDSAVLILVFITMGNWLEARSKGRASDALRELLELEADTAVVVEDGEEREIPLDEVEVGDRLRVRPGEKIPTDGVVVDGESAVDESMVTGESVPVEKEEGDEVIGATINENGVLTVRATKIGGETALQQIVQMVKEAQARQPEIQNLADRISAYFVPAVIANALFWGVVWYLFPEVLAGFVNALPLWSPVAGGPEVAGGSVSGFEFAVVVFASAVLIACPCALGLATPTATMVGTAIGARTGVLFKGGDVLERVRDTDTVVFDKTGTLTEGEMHLTDVVALEPTTDGGIETLADELEPEDELTEEFVLAAAASAEHGSEHPLAQAIVEGARERGIDVEEPSSFENVPGHGVRAKTNHGEVIVGNRKLVRDEGIDPSPASDVMERLEREGKTAMLVAVDGYLVGVVADADEVKESAKEAVSDLKSRGLDVLMLTGDNERTAEAVAEQVGIDPENVRAEVLPDEKADVVEDVQSGGKRAMMVGDGVNDAPALASAYVGTAIGSGTDVAIEAADVTLMRDDPRDVVKAIRISAGTLSKIKQNLFWALGYNTAMIPLASLGLLQPALAAAAMAFSSVSVLGNSLLFRRYEPDHDYELFGLRR; encoded by the coding sequence ATGGCGCAAAAAATGCAACTCGATATTCAGGGGATGAGTTGTGCGAACTGCTCGGGGACGGTCACCGAGACACTCGAATCGCTCGACGGCGTGCAGGAGGCGAACGTCAACTTCGCCACCGACGAAGGCACCGTCGAGTACGATTCGGAAGCCGTCTCGCTGGCCGAAATCTACGCGGCCGTCGAGGACGCTGGCTACGACCCGGTTCGCGCGACGACGACGATAGGTATCACCGACATGTCCTGCGCGAACTGTTCGGAATCGGTGGAGACGGCGCTGAAATCGGTTCCCGGCGTCATCAGCGCCGACGCCAACTTCGCCACCGACGAGGCGAGCGTCGAGTACAACCCCGCCGAGGCGACCGTTTCAGATTTCTATGCGGCCATCGAGGATGCGGGATACGCGCCGGTTCAAGAAGAAGGACAGGTCAGAGGTGCCGATGGCGAGAGTGGAAGCAGGGGCGAAAGCCAAACTGGCAACGGGAATGCGGGCGACGCGCGCCAGGCGGCGCGCGACGCCGAGATTCGAAAGCAGTTTCGACTGACGCTGTTCGGGGCCGTGCTCGCGGTTCCGCTCGTCGCGTTCATGTTCGAACACCTGTTCTTCCCGGAACTACTGGGAGAGACGCTGTTCGGCGTCGATATTCAGGTCGTCCAGTTCCTACTGGCGACCCCCGTCCAGATTCTGCTCGGCAAGGAGTTCTACGAGAACTCCTACAAAGCCCTCGTGAAAAATCGGACGGCGAACATGGACGTGCTCATCGCGTTGGGTTCGACCACGGCCTACCTCTACAGCGTGGCCGTCATGCTCGCGCTCATCCCCGGCGGCACCTACTTCGACAGCGCGGTGCTCATCCTCGTGTTCATCACGATGGGCAACTGGTTGGAAGCGCGCTCGAAGGGGAGGGCCAGCGACGCCCTCCGCGAACTGCTCGAACTGGAAGCCGACACCGCAGTAGTCGTCGAGGACGGCGAAGAGCGCGAAATCCCATTGGACGAAGTCGAAGTCGGCGACCGACTCCGCGTTCGGCCCGGCGAGAAAATTCCGACCGACGGCGTCGTCGTGGACGGCGAGAGCGCGGTTGACGAGTCGATGGTGACCGGCGAATCGGTGCCGGTCGAGAAAGAAGAAGGCGACGAAGTCATCGGCGCGACCATCAACGAAAACGGGGTACTCACGGTTCGCGCGACGAAGATCGGGGGCGAAACCGCTCTCCAACAAATCGTACAGATGGTAAAGGAGGCCCAAGCCCGCCAACCAGAAATCCAGAACCTCGCGGACAGAATCAGCGCCTATTTCGTTCCGGCGGTCATCGCCAACGCGCTGTTTTGGGGCGTGGTCTGGTATCTCTTCCCCGAAGTCCTCGCCGGATTCGTGAACGCACTTCCACTGTGGAGTCCGGTCGCGGGCGGGCCGGAAGTCGCAGGGGGAAGCGTCTCGGGATTCGAGTTCGCCGTCGTCGTCTTCGCCAGCGCGGTGCTCATCGCCTGCCCCTGTGCGTTGGGGCTTGCGACCCCGACGGCCACGATGGTCGGCACCGCAATCGGCGCGCGAACGGGCGTCCTGTTCAAAGGCGGCGACGTGCTTGAGCGCGTTCGGGACACCGACACCGTCGTCTTCGACAAAACCGGCACCCTCACCGAGGGCGAGATGCATCTGACCGACGTTGTCGCTCTCGAACCGACGACTGACGGCGGAATCGAAACGCTGGCAGACGAACTCGAACCGGAGGACGAACTCACGGAGGAGTTCGTCCTCGCCGCGGCGGCCAGCGCGGAACACGGAAGCGAGCACCCGCTCGCGCAAGCAATCGTCGAGGGCGCGCGAGAACGCGGCATCGACGTGGAAGAGCCGAGTTCGTTCGAAAACGTGCCGGGCCACGGAGTTCGCGCGAAGACGAATCACGGCGAGGTGATCGTCGGCAACCGAAAACTCGTGCGCGACGAGGGAATCGACCCGAGTCCCGCGAGCGACGTGATGGAACGTCTCGAACGCGAGGGGAAGACGGCCATGCTCGTCGCCGTGGACGGCTACCTCGTCGGCGTCGTCGCGGACGCCGATGAGGTGAAAGAGAGCGCGAAAGAAGCCGTGAGCGACCTCAAATCTCGCGGCTTGGACGTTCTCATGCTCACGGGCGACAACGAGCGAACCGCCGAAGCAGTGGCCGAACAGGTCGGCATCGACCCCGAAAACGTCCGCGCGGAAGTCCTTCCGGACGAGAAGGCGGACGTTGTCGAGGACGTACAGTCTGGCGGCAAACGGGCGATGATGGTCGGTGACGGGGTGAACGACGCGCCAGCACTCGCTTCCGCATACGTCGGAACCGCCATCGGGAGCGGAACCGACGTCGCAATCGAGGCCGCGGACGTGACGCTCATGCGGGACGACCCGCGGGACGTGGTGAAGGCCATCCGAATCTCTGCGGGAACCCTCTCGAAAATCAAGCAGAACCTCTTCTGGGCGCTTGGCTACAACACGGCGATGATTCCGTTGGCCTCGCTCGGACTCCTGCAACCTGCGCTCGCGGCGGCCGCGATGGCCTTCTCCAGCGTGAGCGTGCTGGGCAACAGCCTGTTGTTCAGACGATACGAACCCGACCACGATTACGAACTCTTCGGCCTCCGTCGCTGA
- a CDS encoding winged helix-turn-helix domain-containing protein gives MVRDLADDAPELQDVLAALDDPACRRIIMELNDPQTARELAEKTDIPLSTLYRKLDLLTAASLVRELTEIREDGHHTSRYQLAVESVNIALTDDCEFDVTIERPPRTTDERLERLWSEVRKET, from the coding sequence ATGGTGCGGGATTTGGCAGACGACGCGCCCGAGTTGCAGGACGTACTCGCCGCCCTCGACGACCCCGCTTGCCGACGAATAATTATGGAGTTAAACGACCCGCAGACCGCGCGCGAACTCGCCGAGAAAACCGACATCCCGCTCTCGACGCTCTACCGAAAGCTCGATTTGCTCACTGCGGCATCGCTCGTTAGGGAGTTAACCGAAATCCGCGAAGACGGCCATCACACGTCCAGATACCAACTCGCCGTTGAATCGGTGAACATTGCTCTGACCGACGACTGTGAGTTCGACGTGACGATAGAGCGCCCGCCGCGAACGACCGACGAGCGACTCGAACGACTGTGGTCGGAGGTACGAAAAGAAACATGA
- a CDS encoding DUF7521 family protein — translation MNVSPIVIVLKTLTLALGGVITYFAFKAYRRTGSKALRLLAIGFGIVTLGAFLAGIADQAFQIDRDLVLVIESALTAIGFAAIAYSLYAE, via the coding sequence ATGAACGTCTCACCAATCGTCATCGTGCTCAAAACGCTCACGCTCGCCCTCGGAGGGGTGATAACGTACTTCGCGTTCAAAGCGTACCGTCGAACCGGATCCAAAGCACTTCGATTGCTGGCAATCGGGTTCGGCATCGTCACCCTCGGCGCGTTCCTCGCCGGAATCGCCGACCAAGCGTTCCAAATCGACCGCGACCTCGTTCTGGTCATCGAGAGCGCGCTCACCGCGATTGGCTTCGCCGCGATTGCGTACTCGCTGTACGCCGAGTGA